ATGTAATAAATAAAGGTTTTACCGAAGAAAAGGGGAAGACCCGCAATTGGTCCCGTTCCCATCCCCAGTGCTTCTACACGGAAGGCTCCTGCAATCACACCACCAACAGCCCCACCAATAGCTACTGCAATAAGAGGACGTTTCAAGCGAGAGGTTACCCCAAAGAGCGCCGGTTCTGTAATCCCCAGGAAGGCATTGAAAGCTGCTGTGCCTGCTGTGGCTTTAAACTCTTTATTTTTCGTTTTTGTAAAGACTGCAAATGTTGCGCCAGCTTGTGCAGCATTGGAAGCGACAAAGAGAGCCATCAAATAGTCAACACCATATTGAGAAAGGTTCTGTACCATAACTGGTGTAAAACCAACGTGCATCCCTAGAATAACCATGAAAGGATAAACTGCACTAATAACTGCACCAGCTAACCAGCTTTGTGCCATGTAGAATTTAATAAAGATTTGACCAATTCCATTCCCGATAATCGTACCCAAAGGACCTAAAATACCAAGTACAACAGGTGCGACAATCAAAATAGTTAATAGTGGTACCAATAAAGTTTGGAGAATCTTTGGAATGTATAGTTTGAGGAAACGTTCAACATAGATTTGGAAACCAACAGCCATAATCATCGGCAAGACACTACTTGAATAGCTAGCACTTGTAAATGGAATTCCAAACAGATGAACACTTGAATGTTTGCTCATTAACTCAACCATAGTAGGATGGATTAAAATACCAGCAATCGCCATCGCAATATAGGGATTAACCTTAAAACGATTTGCAGTAGAGTTAGCAATCAAGACGGGAATAAAATAAAAGGCTGCATCTGAAAAAACATTGATGATTTGAAAATTCTCACTGTCAGATGAAATGACGCCGAAGAACATGAGGGAGAAAAGAACTCCCTTTATCATCCCAGCCCCAATAATAGCTGGAATAATCGGTACAAAGATACCTGACAAGGTATCTAAGAAGCGATCAATTAAGTTCCCTTTTGGAGCATCGTTTTCTACTTGATTACTTCCATCAAGACTGACTAAGCTTGTGAAAGCTTCATAGACCGAAGTGACTTTCCCTCCTAAGATTACTTGAAATTGATTGCCAACAGTATTTACTCCCAAAACACCAGGCAAAGCAGAGATCTCATTGCTTTGAATCTTATCACCGTCCTTAAAAGATAAACGTAGACGTGTGACACAATGAGTAACATCTGATAAATTTGCTTCATCACCCACAAGCTCAAGGATACGTTGTGCTAATTCCTTATCATTCATGATAAACTCCTTTTGTTTTTCTTGAGCTTATCTTACCATGTGCCATCTCAAAGTTCTATACTTACCTGTTAGAAAGGTCCTAAGGTTCATAAAATGAACAAATCAGATGACCTTGTTGATACTTTTGGTCCAATATAAAGTTTTCATTACTTTGTCATGCTACATTCAACCTAAGAATCTGTTTAAAATCTGAATTTTAGTAAGGTAAGATTCTTACAAAACAGGCTATTCTCATTTGATTATTTTCCTATCCACTAAAATCAACAAAAAACAAAGAAATTTACCACTAATTTAGCTGTAAAAAATCCTACTGGGGAGAGATTTTAAACAGGTTCTAAGACTGGTATCTATCTTTTTCAATAACTTGCTTTGCAAATGCAACCTGTTGATTATAATCAGCTATCACAAGGCCTGCGTAAAGCAAATCTAAAATATAAGTCGTTGCTGAATATGGTGCCAAAGCTTCCATCGTTAGAATATGACTATCAACAGTAATTGGTAGATACTCATGACAAATCTCTTTTAAATCAAGGTTATCCAAACTTCCAATTCCAACTGTAAAAATACCATTACTTTTTAGATAGTTTGCTGCTGCTAATATCATCTCATTTTTTCCTATAAACGAGAGTAAAATAGACACGATGCGCTGATTTTCTTTAGTTACAACTATCGCATGTTCATTGATGTTTGTCTGTTTGTGTGCATTTAATCCCAATGCTTGAAACTTAAAAACTGCCATGTCCACAGCAGACTCTACAATTCCTACACCATAAAGATCAATTCTATCTGCCATTTTTATACGATTAACAACTCTTTGGACAATAGTTGGATTTAGGGCCAACTTTGTACTAAATATAGCTTGAGTATAAATGGTAGGCACCAAATCCATGAGCTCTTTTATGGGTGTCTTATTATTAATCGGCTCATCATCCAAGAGAGCAAGAAATCGTGATTGTTCGTGTGTTTCAAATTCAATCAACCGTAAAAACTCATTATAACCTGATAATCCTAGTTTTTTACAAAGTCTTAGAACAGAGGCTTTAGATGTCATGCTCGATTCCCCTAGCTGACTAGCAGTCATCCCTATAATTCCATTAGGAAATTTTAATACAAAATCTGCGATTGCCTGTTCGGAATTGGTAAAGCCTTCCTTTTGTTTCAATTGATTAATAATCATTCTAAACCTCCCTTGTTCTTTTCTTCATTTTATCATAAATTTCAAGTAGACAACGTCTTATGCTATAGCATCACTATCTTTAACAGTTATCGAAATTTTAAATATTTTTAATTATAAGCTATTACGATTTATTCTATTATTCTGAAGAGCTGAACAAAATTAATAGTGGAAAGAAATCCTTTTGAAAACCTCGAAATCAACATAGGAAATTTTAGTGAATACTCTTGATTTCTAGACAAAAAAAGACACCCAAGATAAAAATCCTGAATGTCTTGAAACGTTGATATATCGCAGATAATTAACGTTTTGAGGCACAGAGACGTTGTCTCCTTTGCAGCCGTATTCGTAAGCAACTGAAGTTGCAACGACTGCGTCAATTGTACTGCCAGTTCCCAATAAAAAATACTCCATGAAAATCCATGAAGTATTATTCTGCTGTTATGTAGCTGGTTCTTAACGTTTAGAGAACTGGCTAGCTTTACGAGCTTTTTTAAGACCTGGTTTTTGGTTCATTCTGTTTTTTAAAGTCAAATCCCTTTAAAATCAACGTTTCTAAATCCAAATATAGTTAAAATTCTTATATATACACAAATATTTAAACTCAAACGGTATCAAAAAGGTATCAAATCTCTAAGGTTTCGGTGCTTATAAAATAATGAAAATTTGTCTCAATATTGAGTCTTTTTTTATTGACTTTTTTTATGTGTATGAGATAATTAAATAAATTACATAAAGGAGTTACATAATATGGTTACAGCAGAAAAAAATAGAGCTGTCACATTCCAAGCTAACAAAGAATTGGTAAGCGAAGCAATGACAGTATTAAACAAAAAAAATTTAACCTTATCATCTGCTTTAAGATTATTCCTACAAAATGTCGTTGTCACAAACGAGGTTGACTTATTGACGGAAGAGGAGTTAGAGAAAGAAAAACTTTTCAAGCAATTTCAAGCCGAAATCAGCAAAAATATTGAGGATGTTCGTCAAGGGAAGTTTTATACCTCTGAAGAAGTGAGGGCTGAACTTGGACTATAAGAAATATCAGATTATCTATGCTCCTGATGTTTTAGAGAAGCTAAAAGAAATTCGTGATTATATTTCCCAAAACTATTCCTCAACATCAGGTCAGCGTAAAATGGAGCAAATCATTAATGACATAGAAAAACTTGAAGTTTTCCCAGAAGTTGGTTTTGATGCCGATGAAAAATATGGTTCAGAAATCAGCAATTATCACAGTACTAGAGGTTACACCTTAAGTAAAAATTATATTGTCCTATACCATATCGAAGAGGAAGAGAATAGGGTTGTTATTGATTACTTGCTTCCTACTCGAAGCGACTATATGAAATTGTTTAAATAGCAATCAAAAAGCCTTAGCGTAATGCCAAGGCTTTTTGAAGATTACAAATTAACTAGGAGCAAAATTAGTTTGGGCTGTTTAGTAGATATTCCACAAGGCAGAGCCAACCCTGTATTGATAAACAACACCTTTGAGAAAACTGTTACCAGTCAATCAACCTTCTCCTAATGTAAAAGCTGAGAACCCAGTCGGGGATTTACCTAAGTATACTCAGGAGGCAACACCTCTACCTAATACCTTCAATAAGTATTTTTTGAATGAATTGTTACCAATTCAAACTCAATCTCAACTTTCTTCCACTCTATCACTTTTTATTACCTTTTGCAAGGCTTTTATAAACATTAATTTGTTCAATCGGTAGCATTGTGTCCATGGTTTTAATTAGTCGATGATAGATTGCGTAACGTGTGTCCGGATTGGAAATATCAGCAATAAAATTTCTATATCCCTTAACATAATCTTCTTCATCAGTTGGCAAAATACCTATCAGCATCTTTGTACTATCTTTTGGATTAACCTCATATCCAAATCTGATATTGTAATTAGCTAGTTCATTTTTTATACGATAAAGCTCTAGACCATTATTGTAAAAATCATTGAATTCTGGGACTTCAAACAATGACGTATCAATGTCTAAATTGTCTTCTGCCACATAAGAATATGTCCACCAAAGTAGGAATAAAAGATTTTTACCGGTGTAGGTAGGTCCTACTCCTCCCGTATCTTTTTTTGATAAGTCATGGTCAAAGTAATAAACAATTTTTTTATCTGTCATTTTAATTTCTCCTTGCTCATTTATTCCATGGTTCTCTTGACAACAAGTAACCTAGACTGTTTTAGCCTATGGCGATCGGTCGCCAGTTCTTTAGCATGACGACTCGACCCCATCTAGTCTAAACTTGCCTAGCTTGTTATCAAGAGACTTTCACGGCATAAAAATAGCTAACTATTACTATCAACCATCTTCTTAACTTGTCTGATTGCTGTTTTAGCTAAACCAATAGGATTTAGAGAGTTTATGATTGATAATGTTTCTCTATAAACCTGTTTAGGCATAAATTCTTTAGCTTTTTCTTTCCAAACAGAGAGGCTTTTATTCAGAATTTTCACTTGTTCATCAAGCATTTTTACTTTGTCCTTTAATTTTCTGTTTTCTTGACTTAATTTGATATTTTTATCAGCTGTCTTACGGTGATTGAGTAATTCTCTAGAAAGGTGATTGTTCTGCGACTGGGCTTTAACCAACTCTCTTTTTAACTCAGCATTACTAGATGCATGTTTCGAAGCAGTTTGAAATAGTCTATTATAGGTTTCTTTATCCATCTTCAATTTGCCATCAAAGCTTTGTTTTACCAAATCTTCTTTTTGAATTCTATCAAGTTGTAATAGTTCAATGTCTTTTATGTCTTCAATGCTTTCAGCTAGTGACTGTTTCTCTAATTCATACTGCTTCAAATCGCCAACAGCATCCCATTCTTTCGCTTCCAATTCTTTAAGCCTACTTTCTTTATCAGCTATTGTATCGTTAACATTTGAAATCTTATCATCAAGTGCTTTCAATTCTTCATGTTTATCAGCTAGTTTTCTATCAGCGTTATCCAGTAATCGTTGTTTTTCTTTAAATTCAGCAGTTTCCAAATGTTTTTTCTTACTGCCTATTTCGCCACGTTGTAGGTTAAAACCATGCTCATTAAGGTACTTGGGAAGTTCATCTTGGATTGCTACAAGTTTCTCTTTATTTCCAAACAGTGCTTTTGAACTTCACTTACCATTTTTCATTGGCACGATACCTAAATGCATATGCGGAGTACTTTCATCAAGGTGAACTCTAGCGTAAGCAATATTAGCATCACCATATTTTTCAGCAAAATAATCTTTAGCTGTCTCAAAAAACTCTCGTGTCTGTTTCTCATCTAACGAGTTAAAAAACGTTTTATCTGAAGTAATAATCCATTCGTTACAGAGTATAGCATCTTTACGGACTCCACGAGTAGATAAGCGATTTTCATTGATATGCTCCTTTATTTGTTTGTGATAATTTTGTGCCTGGTCTCGATTTGTCAGTTCATAATTAAGGTGAGATTTCTCAACGTCAATTTCTTTATTTGAGTGATTTTTAAAAATCCGTTCATTATGATTATAAATAGCCGTCAACTGACCTGACTTGTACTTAGCCCTTCTAGCAACAACATAACTCATTTTTTAATTCTCCTTTCTCGGCTCAAAAGGTCGCCGAGATGGTGGCGGTAATTGCCACCATGAATAAGCAACCTATTATCTGGATTTCTTCTTAAGGGATCGGCATAACTTCCATGTAAAGTGTAACGCACTACACTTTACTACGTAAATGTGCGTTCTCCGAAGGGTCTTGCAGACAGCTCTTCGCTCCGAATACAGGAGCGACTTCGAACCACCTCTCGAGCCACAAGAGGAGCTTCGATTATACTCGCCGAAGCGAGTAGGGCACTTAAGCAGTGCCCTTGGTCGGACGCTTCGCATTGTCCGACAATTGCCATCAAAAGATGGCAAGCCATATTGCCACTAATAAAGTGATTACCATGACAGCTAAAGTAATAATCAGCAATAGCTTCTGTCGTTCCAAGCTCCGAACATAGTTGAGTAACTCATAATTTTTTTGTACCAAGTTTTGGTTGTCCTCAAGTAAAGGAGTTAACTTGTCAGCTAGTCTATCTATCCGATATTGCATTCCCTTCTTTTCTTGCTCGAATTCTTCTTGAATATCACCCAGCGTTTTTTCCAGTTCAATGACATCATTCTCAAAATGATAATCTTCAAGTATCTTAATGCCTATCAAATCAAGATTTTCAACCTTTTGGTTGTCTCGGTATAAATGACCTTTCAACATTTCTTTATATTTTGGAGAGCGTATGCGTTTATAGATAGATTGGCTACTAACTCCTAGACTATCAGCATAATCTTTTATTCTCATTTTTGACCTCGTAACTCCTTGATAATACTGAATTTTCAACAAAAGGGTTGAAAGCTATTTTTGTCTATCCTACCCCCATAATAAGCGAGCTGATTTTCTAGTCTTGGTCTTTCATGCTTCAACAAGTCTTTCAGCAAACCTAACAGTCAAAAAAGATGGAGAAGTTTTTTCAAAAAGGTATCAAAAGCAAAAACGACAAAAAAAGCACCTTGCAAGAGACTTGCAAAATGCTTGTAATCGTTGATGTAAAGGGGTTCTTAACGTTTTGAGAATTGTGATGCTTTACGGGCTTTTTTAAGACCTGGTTTGGAAAGTATGAGTTTCAGTTGGGTTAAAAACAGTGCAATATCAAGGCTTTTCAGAACGATATCTACTAATTAATTTCATAAAATTTGAATCAATATTTTTAAAATGGGGAAATAGTTTAGGTATGTAAGAATTAATATAATACGCCAAACCTTGGTCACCATTTTTAGTTATTCACTCTTTTTTCAGATAGTGTTTTTAAAGTTATGATGTAAAATGGTAAAATGCCGCAATTAAAACACTATACATCATAATCGGAGGATAGACAATTAAAGATAGAATCAATCCCACTCCTTTAATTATTAGGTCAGGTATCAATAACTTTCTATATTGTGCGGTAGCTTCAAGTAATTCTTTCTGATCTATATTGGGTTTATCAATTACTTTATGTAAAAACCAGTTTGCTACCGTTGAAACAATAACAATCAGTCCATAAAAGAGCTGTGCCGTATGATTCATGAAATGACTACTAACTATTCCAGTAGCATAGGGCATAAATGAAACAAAAAATAAAAGATACAAATTCTTTCAAATTCCTCCCTTTTCAACTTGGCTAACTTGACCTGCATTACCTAGGTCGCTTGCTTTAAATTATACTTTTTTCTTAAACATTTGATACGAGTAGGTATTTCTTGTGAGTAATTTTCATCAAAAAATTTCATATATAATCTCCCTATAACCATGGAAAAGTAGTAAAAATAGTTGTTATCCTAGTTGATTAAAAAAATCTCTGATTTCCTCATCTTTTATAAAATAATATATAATTTTCCCCTCTCTTCTAGTGTCCAAGATGTTTTGATTGGCTAGTTTACGAAGATGGTGGGAGGCAGATGCCATACTGAGATTTAATAAACAGGCTATATCGCAGACACAGAGTTCTTCGACGGCAAGGAGATAAAAAATGATATTTATCTGTTTATTATCGGTAAATTTTGATAAAATGCGAAGTGATTTTTGGACTTTTTCCTTTTCAAGGTAGTTCGTTGCGGTTGTAACATTTTGTTGATTTATAACATCCATTTGACAGATACTATCTTTTTTCATAATTTTTTCTCCTAGCCTAACACAGCCCATAGCATGTCAAAGCTGTTGTTTTCAATCAGGATATACATCCCCAATCCTAAATAGACAACGGCAATAAACCATCTGCTATATTTTTCCAAAGTTTCTCCAACAGAAGGGACTTGTGCTAATTTTTGGGCAGAAAAAACCAAGAGATAAATCATGACTAGAAAAGTAAGTAAAGTCACTATCAAATTCGCTAAATTTAAGGTGGTAAAATATGGGACAAAGACACCAATATTGTCAGCACCACAACTTGCAAAAGTAATCATAGCGACTAGAAAAATCAGGTTTTTATTGTCTTTTCGCAAACCATCTTTTGCAATAGCTTCTCCATCAGAATCTCCTAAAAGCAAAACTTTGAGGCCTAGGAAAATTGGAATCAAACCGAGTAAACCTAAAATCTCTTTACTAGGAATATAATTTAAGACAAATGCAAAAAGCAAACTTAGGGATATTAGACTAACAGAGCCTAGAAATTGTCCTAAATAGATGTTAATGATGTCCTTTCTGCTTTTTCTTTTGGCAAAAAATAACATTAGGATAATAAGTAAGTCTACGGCTGTCCCAGAATACAGGATTATTGAAGTAACAATATTTTGAATCATAAAACACCTTATTCAAATATATTTTTGAATGTATTCTAACATTAAACTTTGTAGATGTCAACTTAAAATCCACCAATTAATAATTGCATGTCAATATT
This Streptococcus urinalis 2285-97 DNA region includes the following protein-coding sequences:
- a CDS encoding PTS transporter subunit EIIC, which gives rise to MNDKELAQRILELVGDEANLSDVTHCVTRLRLSFKDGDKIQSNEISALPGVLGVNTVGNQFQVILGGKVTSVYEAFTSLVSLDGSNQVENDAPKGNLIDRFLDTLSGIFVPIIPAIIGAGMIKGVLFSLMFFGVISSDSENFQIINVFSDAAFYFIPVLIANSTANRFKVNPYIAMAIAGILIHPTMVELMSKHSSVHLFGIPFTSASYSSSVLPMIMAVGFQIYVERFLKLYIPKILQTLLVPLLTILIVAPVVLGILGPLGTIIGNGIGQIFIKFYMAQSWLAGAVISAVYPFMVILGMHVGFTPVMVQNLSQYGVDYLMALFVASNAAQAGATFAVFTKTKNKEFKATAGTAAFNAFLGITEPALFGVTSRLKRPLIAVAIGGAVGGVIAGAFRVEALGMGTGPIAGLPLFFGKTFIYYIISWVVALVIGFVLTYVIGFDDIPEKGLLK
- a CDS encoding MurR/RpiR family transcriptional regulator, with the translated sequence MIINQLKQKEGFTNSEQAIADFVLKFPNGIIGMTASQLGESSMTSKASVLRLCKKLGLSGYNEFLRLIEFETHEQSRFLALLDDEPINNKTPIKELMDLVPTIYTQAIFSTKLALNPTIVQRVVNRIKMADRIDLYGVGIVESAVDMAVFKFQALGLNAHKQTNINEHAIVVTKENQRIVSILLSFIGKNEMILAAANYLKSNGIFTVGIGSLDNLDLKEICHEYLPITVDSHILTMEALAPYSATTYILDLLYAGLVIADYNQQVAFAKQVIEKDRYQS
- the relB gene encoding type II toxin-antitoxin system RelB/ParD family antitoxin, which codes for MVTAEKNRAVTFQANKELVSEAMTVLNKKNLTLSSALRLFLQNVVVTNEVDLLTEEELEKEKLFKQFQAEISKNIEDVRQGKFYTSEEVRAELGL
- a CDS encoding type II toxin-antitoxin system RelE/ParE family toxin; protein product: MDYKKYQIIYAPDVLEKLKEIRDYISQNYSSTSGQRKMEQIINDIEKLEVFPEVGFDADEKYGSEISNYHSTRGYTLSKNYIVLYHIEEEENRVVIDYLLPTRSDYMKLFK
- the cadX gene encoding Cd(II)/Zn(II)-sensing metalloregulatory transcriptional regulator CadX, whose product is MKKDSICQMDVINQQNVTTATNYLEKEKVQKSLRILSKFTDNKQINIIFYLLAVEELCVCDIACLLNLSMASASHHLRKLANQNILDTRREGKIIYYFIKDEEIRDFFNQLG
- a CDS encoding CadD family cadmium resistance transporter gives rise to the protein MIQNIVTSIILYSGTAVDLLIILMLFFAKRKSRKDIINIYLGQFLGSVSLISLSLLFAFVLNYIPSKEILGLLGLIPIFLGLKVLLLGDSDGEAIAKDGLRKDNKNLIFLVAMITFASCGADNIGVFVPYFTTLNLANLIVTLLTFLVMIYLLVFSAQKLAQVPSVGETLEKYSRWFIAVVYLGLGMYILIENNSFDMLWAVLG